The segment TTTGAGTGAGGAGTTTCGACCAAAGATAAGCGGCGTGCACGATAACTTGTGAATCGAGAATCACCGTGCCCGCCCACTCAACTTCCCTTTCTCTCTGACTGCTCTTGAAAATGATAATCGTTTTCAATTATAATGTTGGTAGGAAAGAAGGGAGTAACATTCTTTTATGCTGAACGATCAACCTATTGATTTTTATAAGACTGTTAGATTTAATTTGCGTGAGGGCCAGTCGAAAGCCTTCAATAAAGATTGCGATTATTATTATATTCTGTATGTTTCATCAGGTAATGCCATTTTAGATAATGGGGGACAAGTGATAAGGGTAGAGGAGGGCAAAAGTTACTTTCTCACCGATACTTGCGAGCTCACATCAGCTGCTTCAGACCTTTTGACGGTGTATTATCTTTCATGGCCAAAAGAAGGGGACATGATTTCTGGATTCCTATCAGGTCGGCTTGCGGAACAGGCACCAGTAAAAATGATGGCTTTGTGGGAAGAATTGCGGAAATGGAACAAAGGAAAAACGATCTCGGCAAGATGCAGATTTCAGTCCCTGCTTTGGGAAATGCTATCCTTTCTGACAGATGATGCGGAAGTGGACAGAATGGCAGAAGCGGCGGAATTGCTCCGTAACAACTTGTCCAAGCCATTCACGGTGGCAGAGCTTGCATCTAAAATGAATATGAGTCCAGTTTCATTTTCGAGGGCATTTCGTAAAAGCACCGGAATGGCGCCGAAGGAATATTTAAATGTGGAGAGGATGAAGGCTGCTAAAACACTGATGCTCCAAAAGAAAGGAATTACCGCCAAGGAAGTGGCACTCCAAATTGGACTGCAGGATGAGTTTTATTTCAGCCGTCTTTTTAAAAACAAAGAAGGCATGCCACCATCGCTTTTCATGAAAAGGGCGAAGGAAAGGATCGCGGTTGTCAGCCAGCTGTTTTTGCAGGATCACCTACTCGCACTTGGTGTCCAGCCCGTGGCAGCTCCATCCTATCCAACCATGTATCCCGCAAGCAGTGGGGTGCCAAGCTATCTTCAACAAGGGCTGGAAGGAACTAAGCTGCTGAATGCGGAAAAACCGTTTCAGCCGGAGGATATCCTTTTGTCTCAGCCAGATTGCATCATCAAAACACCTCTACATAATCATCAGCTCCAAAATGTACTGCTTTCCCAGCAGGATCGTGTCCATCATATGCCATTCAAGCAAGATTGGCGGGAGTATCTGTATGAGATTGCATCGATGGTAGGGTGTGAAAGCCGTGCCGAATCGATAGATAAAGATATTCACTGTCTGGAGTGTAAAGTGCGGGATGAACTGTGCCCGTTAACCAAAAATGGGAGTTGGGCAGTCATATGGATTCGCCCGGAAGAAATTCGTCTTTACGGGCAGGGAAATCATGCCTTGCTTGATCTTCTTTTTCAAGGCCTTGGATTCCAGCCGCACCCTGACTTGCATGGGGAAGGCTACCGGATTGTCAGTCTAAAGGATATAGCGGCATTAAACCCTGACAAGCTTCTTATTTTATGGAGCCATGAAAGGGATGTATGGAGAACGGCCCATACCCCAGAATGGAATGAGATCCGTGCTGTCCAATCAGGAGAGGTTTATTATCCTGAAAGTCATGAGTGGGACCCGTGGGGGCCGTTGGGAAGGAAGAGTATGCTCGAGGAGTTTTCCTCCAGCATGTTCAAAGCCAGGTTAAAAGCATAGTAGTTTTGCTTTCGACGGATGAAGACCTCAATAGCTTAGAAGTTGAGGTGGAAAGGTCCTCATAGAGCGGATGAAGACCTCACTAGCATGAAAATTGAGTTGGAAAGGTCCTCATAGAGCGGATGAAGACCTCACTAGCATGAAAATTGAGGTGAAAAGGTCCTCATAGAGCGGATGAAGACCTCACTAGCGTAAAAATTGAAGTAAAAAGGTCTTCATAGCACTCATGAAGACCTTTTTAGCGTGAAAATCGAAGCACTAAGGTCTTGATTACGCTTATGGAAAAAATCTTCTCCTATAGAAAACTGGCTATGAAGATTTACAACAGTATTAAACTGAACTAGAAGTCGTTTGCACGTTTTTTTTCATCCGACATTCATTTTCTCCATGCAACAAGTTGCATTTGTCCATGTTCAGCATCGTTGATAATGATTATCATTGAGAATGAATTTCAATATCCTATCAAACATCAATGAGCGTAAATATATCAAATCAAATTTTTTTAACCAGTAGTGAGAATGGTTATCAATTACTAGGTCTAAAGACTCGGTGAAAGGATGGAATTATGCATCAATCAGCCAAACAAATTGCAGAAAATGCAACGTTTCAAGCTTTTATAAATAGTTACTTAAAAGAAGTGGACTGCGGAAATTGGATGGGCATGAAGGAATGGGTGCGGGAGCAGAAACCATCCATGACGCTATCAGGGGAGTCGGTAGTGGAGATGGAACTACCAGGGCAGTCTGCCACCTTTGCGGTGGAAGTGATGTACCGATCGCAAACAGGCAGGCATCGACTTGGATTTGTTCTTAAATATTGTGACCGAAGCCGCGAATGGGTTCCCCAAGACAGGCTGCCGATGATGATCGCCCTTATCCATGAGCTCCACCTGATGGCCAAATCAAATGGGTGCCACGAACTTGCATCCCATTATGATGAACTGGTGCTCAGGCTGATTGAGAGCTACCAGACGATGGCGACTTACATAGAAACTAGAAGGGAAGATGGAATGAGCCTTTATTCTGAAGATAGCTCTTTCCTGGAAGCCGAGCAATCGCTGTTGTTTGGTCACTGGCTCCACCCCACACCAAAGAGCAGGCAGGGAATGGCTGGCTGGCAGCATCCAAGCTATGCCCCGGAGTTGAAAGGCCGTTTTCAGCTGCACTATTTTCAACTAGACCGGGAGATGGTGAGGGAAGGGTCCAATGATATGAGACGTGCGAGCGACATGATTCTCCATTCCTTATCGAAATGGCTGCCGCAGCTCACTGTACCGCAACATGCTTGTCTCATTCCAATCCACCCTCTTCAGGCACAATGGCTGCTTCAGCAGGATTATGTCAAAAAGGCGATGGAAAAGAATCTCATCAAGGATCTTGGGCCAATGGGGGCTTATTATTCAGCCACCTCTTCGATCAGAACCGTTTACCATCCTGATGAAGAATGGATGTACAAATTCTCCGTTCCGGTAAAAATTACGAACTCTTTACGAACGAATCGACTCCATGAGCTAAGGGCGGGTACAGAAATAGCGAAGCTGATGGAAAAAGTGCGTTTTACGGAAAAATATCCAAGGTTCCGGATGATTGAAGATCCTGCCTATATTACTGCTCAATTTCCGGGAAAAAAAGAGTCGGGATTCGAGGTCATCATTCGATCCAATCCATTCCCGGAAGGAAAAGACAAAGGCATCAGCACGATCGCGGCATTGGTGCAGGACCCTCTGCCAAATGAAAGTTCAAGATTGAAGCAGACAATCGATAGGCTTTCGCAATCAAAGCGGCGCACACTTGAGGATGTAAGCATGGATTGGTTCGAGAAGTATTGGAAATGTTCGATTGAGCCACTTATCCGTTTGTATGACGAACACGGAATTGCGCTCGAGGCCCATCAGCAGAATAGTGTCCTCGACCTTACATCTGGCTATCCCGAAGCGTATTACTACCGCGATAATCAGGGGTATTATCTATCAAACTCTTATAGGGGAATTTTACATGAGCAACTTCCGTCCCTGGAAGAATGTCCGGAGCTTTTTTATGAGGATGCGCTCATTCAGGAAAGGTTTACGTACTACCTTTTTATGAATCAGCTATTTTCGGTCATTTGCCGCTTTGGTCAGGAAGGCCTCCTGAGTGAAGATAGGTTACTTGCATGGTGCCACCAACAGCTTACTCGACTGGAATTGGAGCTCACAGGACAAGGGAGAGCATTTATCCGCCATATACTCCATTCCGAGAAACTGTCCTATAAAGCCAATCTGTTAACCCGTTTTCATGATGTGGATGAGCTGATGGCGGAGAATGAACAAGCCGTTTACACCTATATCCCCAATCCCTTTACCCTTGTGAAGGAGGAAGAGAACTATGCAGAAGCTGCAACCGCTGCCGTCTAGTAAGGTGGGAAAACGGATAGTCCGACAGCTGCTCGAGGCAATCCTTTTTGAAGGGTTGATGGATATGGAAAAAACAGCTCCCAAGCTGGATGACTCTCTAGTAACCTTCACCATTTTCGGAAAAGGACGGACCTACAGCTGCGAGGGGAAAATCACTGCGTTTGACCGGGTGCGAATAAAAGAGGAAAGCATCCGCACCTTGCGTCCTGATGGCTCTAGCACAGTAACCAGGATGGAAGAATTGGTGGAAGACCTTGTATCAGATCCTGAGAAAAAGAACTTGCTTATTCGTGAGCTTGCCCAAACAGCCTTACTGGTGGAGTGGAATGAAGCGAATCTCTTAGCACCCCTCTCCAGGCGGGCATTCCCATACGAAGAACTGGAATCGGAGATATGGGAAGGGCATCCGTATCATCCTTGTTTCAAGGCAAGGACCGGTTTTACGCTCAAAGATCATGCTGCATTTGGACCCGAAGCAAGGCAGTCATTTAGCCTGCAATGGGCGGCTGTCAGACGGGAGCACAGCAAGATTGTACTCCTAGAGGATGAGAAGGACTTCTGGGAAAGGGAGCTCGGAACTTCCGTGTTCAATCAGATGCTTGCTGAACTACAAGAGCGAGGCAAAGATTTTCAAGAATACACGTTTCTGCCGATCCACCCGTGGCAGGTGCAAGTTGCACAGGATGAGATGGACAAAGGGGAGATTGTTCTTATAAAAACGACAGGGGATCCTTACCGGGCAACACAGTCCGTCCGAACACTATGGAATGTGTCGAATCCTGAGAAAGCGCATGTCAAACTGTCGATGAACATGGTAAATACCTCATCGCTAAGAACCTTGGACACGCACGCCATCTGTGCGGCACCTCCCATCTCAAAATGGATCGCGGATACGGTGGAAAGGGATCATTTCTTAAAAGAAGAGGCTTCCTTCATCGTTTTGAAGGAATATGCGGGGGTGGCCTATCAACCTTCTGAAAAGACGGAAATTAAGCTTGGAGCCATTTGGCGAGAAAGTATCCGGCTTTACATGGAAGAGGAAGAGGAGGCTGTGCCTTTTACGGCCTTGCCCTTGATTGAGCGGGATGGCTTACCGTTTTTGGATGACTGGCTGAAGCGCTATGGAACCGAAAACTGGTTGAAGAGATTGATCGAAGTAAGTGTGGTGCCGGTCTGGCATTTGCTTGTCTCCCATGGTATTGCCGTGGAGGCACATGCACAAAATATGATTCTATTACATAAGAATGGCTGGCCAACCCGTGTTGCCCTGAGGGATTTTCACGACAGCACAGAGTATCATCATGCATTTTTGAAAGAACCGAACAGAGTCCCGGATTTTTCAAGGATACATGAGCAGTTTAAAAAAGGAGAACCTGACGAGTATTATTGGATGTCTTCTGTGGAAGCCTTGAGAGAGCTTGTGATGGATACGTTGTTTGTTTTTCATTTGAGTGAATGGTCCTTTGCACTACAGGAGCAGTATGGATATAGCGAGGAAAGATTCTGGGAGATGGTACAGGAAGCAATAGCCGGGCACTTGAACCGCTATCCTGAATTACTATGCAGGAATAGCATGCTTGAGCATACGGCACCTACCATCTATGCCGAGTCGCTTCTGAAAAGGAAGACCCGAAGTGAAGAGGTTGGCGGATTACGCCATCTTGTCACAAATTCTTTAGCAGATAGCAAAAAGGAGAGTTGAGATGTTTTTTGTAAATGATCAGTATTACACACTGGATGATTTGGAAAGGCAATATAGAGAGTTTGAAAAAATTCCATATTTAAAAGATTGCCGGAATAGAAGATTGGCAGTTTGCATGCCGGATGTCTTTCAATGGCTTGCACTTTGTTTATTTGTGCGCAAAAAAGGGGGATCCATCGTGCCGATCCATCCTTCCGTACCAAAGGAAGGGGCGATCCGGATGGCGAAGTCGGCAGGAAGCCATTTCTTGTTTTTTGAAAATATCGACTCCCCCCTCCACCTGGCAGATCAACAAAACGAAAGGGAAGGCGTACTGGTGCAAATGAGCTCTGGTACGACCGGGTCTCCTAAATGCATCGAACGTACATGGGATTCAATTGAGACCGAGCTTGAAAGCTATGTATCTGTATTGTCGCTTGATCAGGATACCACGTCCATCGTTGCCTGCCCGGTCACCCATTCCTATGGCTTGATCTGCGGGGTGTTTGCCTGCATGAGGCGCGGGGCGGAACCGGTCATTCTGACAAATATGAATCCAAAATATGTGCTTAAAAAGCTGAAGGAACATCCTAAGCATATTCTCTATGGAGCACCTGCACTCTTGTATATCTTATCGAGCCTGGTCCGTGATGATCAACGGTTTGATGCGGTGATGACATCAGGCACCCTCATGCCTTCAGCATGGCTTGCGGCATTAAAGAACGTTTCCAATCGCGTGTCTCAACAATACGGCTGCTCGGAAGCTGGATGTGTGGCTATACAGCCGGATGTGAGCGACTCGTGTGACATGGGCTATGCCCTTCCACATCTGAAGGTGGAGGCCGGAACCGTGGATGCTCCTGGTGAAATCATCATTCATGACAAGGAGAAAACCATCCATACAAAAGACCTTGGTTATCTGGAAAACGGAATATTGTCCTTTCTGGCAAGGATGGATGACACCATCAATGTGGCTGGCTTGAACGTCTACCCGCAGGAAGTGGAGGACGTTTTGATGGCAGAGCCAAGGATCCAAGAGGCGGTTGTGTATAAAAAGGTCCATCCGCTTTCAGGGGAAAGAGTATGTGCACAGTATGTCTGCTCCGCTCCAATAGAGGAGCAGGAGTTACGGGAATGGTGCAGGGATTATCTCGCTCCCTATCAAGTACCGATGGAATTCATCGAGGTGGAAGCAATCGAGAAGCTGCCAAACGGCAAGATCAGCCGAAAAATGCTTGGTGAAGGGGTGTTGGCATGACAAGGCAAGAATTAGTGCAGGTCTTACATGAAATTATGCAGCACCATTTAAAGCTGCCTGCCATGGAGGCTTTTCATGAAGATGCCCGTTTAAATGAAGATTTGTATATGGATTCCATCATGATCCTGCAAATGATCCTTCATTTGGAAGTGGACCTTGGTTTTGAGATTCCGGATGAAATGCTTGTGTCAAAAGACTTCCGGACAGTGGGAAGCTTGGCCGATTTTCTTATACAACAGCAAAAGCCGGTATCAAAGGAGGGAATCCTATGATCAAAGTCCATTGCTTTGTAAGCTGTGTGTGCGAGGCCGTAAAAAAGAAGGATGGTGCCGATCACAGGCCCTATTATTTTGGGGTATGGGATGCTGATTTTGATGTGTTGGAAAATGGCGTCCTGACCTATCACTCCCAGCGGATCGACCATGATTTTTTCCACCAATGGTATGAAATGCTGTATGGCATCAAGCTACATAAATGGTATGACGAACATAAAAGCAAACAGGAAAACATAGAGGAAATGCTGAGACTGCTCAAAAATAAGCAGGCTGATCAATATGTAATGGTCATGCTGGACTTGTCCAAGCTGCCGGAACGGGAGAATAAATTCCATCAAAGCCCATTTCCTCATTATGTAATGCTCGAAATGACAGAGAACGATGAAGAGTGGATGATGTATGATCCGGACTTTCGCTGGGAAGGGGTGCTTTCAAAAGATCGTATCCTCACTGCCATCGAGGACCCATCTGCAAAGGGTGGTTATTTCTTTGATGCATCGAGCCTCATCGTGCCATCCTCAGAAACGGTGGAAGCGTATTTCAACACATGCATCAAGCATGGCAGTAACCCGATGACAGAGGCGCTCCGTAAGATAATCGACCTGCACACTGCCGGAGATGACAGGTTTCCCCATTCAGGACTGACACTGGCTTTACGGGAGCTGCCCGTTCTCGCCATCCGAAAATACGCCTATGAACATGCCTTTGCTTATTTCTGGAAAGCACTTCAGTATGACGAGGAAAGCTTTGAAGCTTGGTGCGATGATATCGAAAGGCTTGTGAAAGGCTATACGGCAATCCAATATCGGGCCATGAAGCTTGCCATGACCGGAAACATGCTTTTAAAAGACGAGATTTCTGCAAAGCTTGAAGAACAAGATCTCTTGGAATTCAAGATTAAGAGAGGTTTACAGGAAAGCTTTGAGGCCTGGGTAAAACAGGAGCAATCCCAACACATGAAGGAGGCAATTCTATGAAACTTTCTCTCTGCACCATTTCATTCCGGCACCACCTACAGTCGATGGACCAGATTGCCCATTTTGCCCAAACAAACGGGTTTCAAGGCATTGAACTATGGGGCGCCCATGCCAAAAACTTGGCGGAGGATATCCATTATGGAAGTGAGTGGCTGAGTTCATATGGTCTGGAAGCGAGCATGCTGAGTGACTACTTGCCACTGGATGCACCTCTCCCTGTTCTAATAGAAGAGATGAATGTGTTATGCGCACTGGCACATCGCTGGGGAACGGATAAAATACGGACGTTTGCCGGGAACAAGGGCAGCGCGGATATCAGCAGATTAGAGCGAATCGAATTAGTTTCCCGCATGAAGATGCTCTGCAAAATGGCGGAAGCAGAAGGGATGCAGCTTCTTGTTGAGACACATCCGAATACCCTGACAGACAATCCATCCTCCACACTTCAGCTTATCGAGGAAACAGATCATCCGGCACTCCGGGTCAACTTCGATGTCCTTCATATATGGGAATCAGGGGTGGATCCACTCTATGCGCTCAAGCAACTGCGGCCATATGTGTCCCATTTCCATTTAAAAAATATCGAATCACGCACCCAGCTTGACGTCTTTGCCCCTACCAATGTCTATGCTGCAGCCGGAATCAGGGAAGGAATGGTCTCCCTATTCGAAGGTACGGTGGACTACCGCCTGTTTCTGAAAGAAGCTGCCGAGATGATGGAGATCGAAGCATCACTGGAGTGGTTCGGGGGGAATGTGAAGGATGTCCTTGCTAGGGATAGTAGGGAAGTGAGAAGAGTTGTGGGGGCAGATGCCTTGACCAGTTTTACAGCGAGCACTTAGCTAACGGCTAGGTCTGGAAAAAAAGTAAAATGCTGTTGATGACTAACTTCACCTGCATTTCAGACTGTTGACAAACCCTAATAATCTTTATATTTGCATTTACTTGTTGATCTTCGTTCCAGGCGCTTCGCTTCCCTGTCCCTTCCTCTAGCGGGAGTCTGCGCGCCTTTCACTACGATCAACATGGGAATTGTACATCCTGAAAATAAATTAATTCTTTCTACAAGCTGAAATGCAGGTGATTACTAACATCACCTGCATTTTTATGTTGTTTGATATGGATATAACCTATCTGAATCCTCGAGGCGGGGCTGGAAGCTTTGTATTCGAGGAAAAGAAAGTCGCCAGGTCCATCACCTGGCGTCCATTTTCCGTTATTAAATTTTAGGTCCGTTAAAGTCATTGTTATCAAACTTATTCGGTGTGTTAGGTGTATTTGGTGTGTTCGGCATTTGAGTATTTGGCGTGTTTTGGTCTTTCTCCATTTTCTTCTCAAAACGCTCCAGGTTTCGTTTGGCGAAATCTCTGCCTCCGATACCAAATGAAATGGCAAACGCTATGGATAACGCACCAAGGACCAGCAAGAAGCCGATGTTCACAATGGTTTTAGCAAATCCTAATTGGTCTAAAGCCATGAATACCGCGAACACGATGATGATATACTTCACAAGTGCTGCTGCAAAGGAGCTGTTTGTGTATTTTTTCAACACTTTCTGCAGCAGGTTGCCTCCAAATAAAGCAAGTCCGAGAATAATTAGCGCACTGATCACCATTGGCAGATAAAGAATAATCGCATTCCCGATATTATTCAATACGTCAAGGTTCAATACATTCAGTGCTTCCACTGTGAAGAATAGAATGATTAAGATCTTCACCGTTTGTCCAATGATATTTACAAGGTCAAATCTTGGCGCTTGAGATTGTTCAAGCCCCATGGATTGGTAGATGTTGTTAATGCCTGTACGGCGCAATAGCCCTGTGAGGAGCTGTGCTGCAAATTTTGCCAGGTAGTAACCAGCCAGCACTAAAATAATTGCAACGAAAATATTAGGAATCATATTTAAGATGGTAGTTAACACAGACACGATCGGCTCAGAGATCGTACGGATATTCAGTGTTTCCAAGGCAACTGTCACAATCGGAATAAGAATGACAGCAAAAAGGATATTGGAGATGATTTTTGCCAATGTACCTTTATTGATTTGGGCTTCGTTTGTATTAGGTGAAGCTGCAGTACCTCTTGCAGTATTGCTCGTTCCTCCTAATCGATCAAACCAATGATCAATATTGAGGCTTAATAGAAGATTATGGATAAGGTCTCGAACCAGTCGAGCAATAAAGTAACCGATAATCAGGAGTATAGCTGCTGCAAATAAATTTGGCAGAAAAGCTAGGAACTTCTGTACCATATCAGTGATTGGCTGAGATACACTTCTCATGTTCAGTGCATCCAGAATACTTGGCAGGAAGAGGATGAACACTAGGAAGTAAATCACTTTCCCAATGGAATGGAGGACGCTTTTTCCTTGTGCCTCACTCTTGACCATTCTCGATTTAGCCATTGCTTTGGTCAAACCGACCTTTACAAACAACTTTACGACGATAGCCTTAACGACCGTTGCAACAATCCATGCCAATAGTAGCAATAGTAGGGCCACAATAACATTAGGTATAGCTTCGATTAAAGAATTTAGTGCATTCTGAAAACTATAGTTCGCATCATTCAATAAACTCACTCCTTCTTTGTTGTATGTAAAAGCAACAGGAAAACTATTTTTCTATAAGTTTTCCTGTTGCTTTTACATTTATGATTGTAATAGCCTCTTTTGTAGTATTTTAAACTATTTTGTTGAAATCTATTCTAAAATAGAATACTTGCACAATGAAGATACCAGAATCAATAGTTTTGGCGGGTCGGGCGTGCCTGTCCCTTAAGTCTAATCCTCAGAAGGTGGGTTTGAGGTCTTTTTATACTATTTTTTGTTTGTGTGAGATGCGTCCCATTTTAATGTTTTTTTAATGTTTTATTAATTTTCTATTCTCTTTTGGGAGGTAGATTGATAATCATCAACATTAAAGGAGGAACATTACGATGAAGTTAGTTGTCATTCCATCAGGATTTAAAGAATGTTTGGATGCTTGTGAGGTTGCATCGGCTATGGAGAGAGGTGCGAAAGCCTTTGATGCCTCGATAGATATGGAAGTCATCCCGATGATTGATGGTGGGGAAGGGTTTGCAAAACGAATTGCTGATTTGAAGGGTGGAGAAATCGTCTATCATGATGCGACAGGACCAGTCGGACAAACGATTAAAAGTCATTTTGGCATGTACAGAGAAAACGGGAATGTGTACGCTGTAATCGAAATGGCTGCCGTTGCAGGATTAAGCCTGGTACCGTCCATGCAGAGAAACCCGCTTCTTACTAGCACACAAGGTGTCGGGGAGCTAATTATAGAAGCTATTAATCAAGGTGCTACCAATCTATTAATTGGTTGTGGAGATTCCGGTACATCTGATGGTGGAGCAGGTATGGCGCAAGCACTAGGGGTTAAGTTTTATGATAACCAAGACATGTTGTTAAACATTCAAGGAGCGAAGGATTTGCCAAAGGTCGCTAAGCTTGATATCAGCGAGATAGACCCACGCCTCCAGGACATTACAATGGATGTTGCATGCAATTGGACTAACATTTTGTGCGGTGAAAAAGGTGTGGCAAGGGTTTTCGGCCCGCAAAAGGGAGCGTCGACTCAACAGGTGGAAGAGCTTGCATATGCACTGGAACATTTTGCATCCCTTATTGATCGTACAAAAGGTCACGATGTCCGGACCATCCCAGGCGGAGGGGCATCTGGCGGATTGGGTGCCGGCCTTGTTGCGTTTGCAGGAGCAACACTCCATCCTAGATTTGAAGTCATCATGCAATATATCGATATGGAAAAAGCGATTTCTACGGCAGATGTTATCTTAACAGCGGAAGGAAGCTTAGATTTCCAGACGCCGAACGGCAAAATACCA is part of the Sutcliffiella sp. FSL R7-0096 genome and harbors:
- a CDS encoding glycerate kinase, giving the protein MKLVVIPSGFKECLDACEVASAMERGAKAFDASIDMEVIPMIDGGEGFAKRIADLKGGEIVYHDATGPVGQTIKSHFGMYRENGNVYAVIEMAAVAGLSLVPSMQRNPLLTSTQGVGELIIEAINQGATNLLIGCGDSGTSDGGAGMAQALGVKFYDNQDMLLNIQGAKDLPKVAKLDISEIDPRLQDITMDVACNWTNILCGEKGVARVFGPQKGASTQQVEELAYALEHFASLIDRTKGHDVRTIPGGGASGGLGAGLVAFAGATLHPRFEVIMQYIDMEKAISTADVILTAEGSLDFQTPNGKIPAEVARIAKKYNIPVIALTGTIGKGAKRNCLIGIDAYISIIPKPTSLEHAIKKAPKWIAESTEMVLRQIFVGVTIAQKQSYYQKERDLV